One segment of Carya illinoinensis cultivar Pawnee chromosome 1, C.illinoinensisPawnee_v1, whole genome shotgun sequence DNA contains the following:
- the LOC122274823 gene encoding probable LRR receptor-like serine/threonine-protein kinase At3g47570, with product MYKGILSDRTIVAVKVPRLQLSDALQSFDVECKVLRTIRHRNLVKVITTCTNPEFRALVLEYMSKGNLERWLYSHNYCLDLLRRINIVVDVASALDYLHHGQSESILHCDLKPTNILLDEDMVTHVGDFGIAKILVKNKMQHTLKLLVPLATSHHELQDDQKIKKVMLVNASIPDRMMEVMDEGLLRIEDGRDTIALQSVLSSILDLDLGLRCSEELPDTRMDIKDVVVKLNKIKSTFFVNRNRVNY from the exons ATGTACAAAGGAATACTTTCTGACAGGACAATTGTTGCAGTAAAAGTTCCACGTTTGCAATTGTCGGATGCTCTCCAAAGTTTTGATGTAGAATGCAAGGTGTTACGGACAATTCGACATAGAAATCTTGTTAAGGTCATAACTACATGCACTAATCCGGAGTTTAGAGCGTTGGTGTTGGAATACATGTCGAAGGGCAACCTTGAAAGATGGTTATATTCTCATAACTACTGCTTGGATCTTCTACGAAGAATAAATATTGTGGTTGATGTTGCATCAGCCTTAGATTATCTCCACCACGGCCAATCAGAATCTATATTGCATTGTGATTTGAAGCCTACAAATATCCTTTTGGATGAGGACATGGTTACACATGTGGGCGATTTTGGCATTGCAAAGATTTTAGTCAAAAACAAGATGCAACACACACTAAAACTCTTGGTACCGTTGGCTACATCGCACCAT GAATTACAAGACGATCAAAAGATTAAGAAGGTGATG TTGGTAAATGCATCCATTCCAGATAGAATGATGGAAGTTATGGATGAAGGTTTACTAAGAATAGAAGATGGAAGAGACACCATTGCCTTGCAAAGTGTTCTTTCATCAATCTTGGACTTGGACTTGGGCTTGAGGTGTTCTGAAGAATTACCAGATACAAGAATGGACATCAAAGACGTGGTTGTCAAGCTTAATAAAATCAAGTCGACTTTTTTTGTGAATAGGAACAGGGTTAATTACTAG
- the LOC122275684 gene encoding uncharacterized protein LOC122275684, protein MDIPLRRRAVQQIQLVAWKQLPTGLWKLNVDSSCRGNPGTCGGGGGVVCDHRGVPVGAFSEQFGVSTNTEAKLCALLHGVKFHKQLGGRRVILECDSKVIMDWLNARCCNLWYLWNFWDELLQELEGLSYQVVHQFCEGNQVADLLAIRCEAG, encoded by the coding sequence ATGGACATTCCTCTTCGTCGTCGTGCTGTCCAACAAATCCAATTAGTAGCATGGAAACAACTACCTACTGGGTTGTGGAAACTTAATGTTGATAGCAGTTGTAGGGGGAATCCGGGTAcctgtggtggtggtggtggagttGTGTGTGATCATCGAGGAGTGCCTGTTGGTGCCTTTTCAGAACAATTTGGCGTCAGCACCAATACTGAGGCAAAGTTGTGTGCTTTATTACATGGGGTGAAATTTCACAAACAACTGGGTGGTCGCCGAGTCATTTTAGAATGCGACTCAAAGGTGATAATGGACTGGCTCAATGCTCGGTGCTGTAACTTATGGTATTTATGGAATTTTTGGGATGAGTTACTTCAAGAACTTGAAGGCTTATCGTATCAAGTAGTTCATCAATTTTGTGAAGGTAATCAAGTAGCGGATCTCCTTGCGATAAGATGTGAAGCTGGCTAG
- the LOC122307603 gene encoding probable LRR receptor-like serine/threonine-protein kinase At3g47570, with amino-acid sequence MVLIGNMFPLLLLGFLFVQYSCMFQLIQSFNNFTDQSALIAFKSRISSSPNETRLATNWSTAPNSICNWIGVSCSRRRQRVTALDLSFMGLQGNISPHIGNLSFLVSLNLSFNNFFGFIPHEISHLHRLRKLSLAFNQLEGSIPPTIHNCRKLRKVIFDTNRLIGAIPSSLGNLSMLEFLNLEHNSLTGPLPSVIFNISSLNVFAVTSNHILGALPNDICSHCPNLRGLYFSFNKFSGQLDSQFNNCGELAVLSLAYNTFEGGISKTLIGNLQNLEVLYLGGNNFTGIIPSTIRNLSRLQEFQIEENHIQGSIPTDLWQLQMLIVLDLGTNNFKGAVPQKVFNLSSLQLINLQENFLSGYLPSLDSGNSCPNLEEIILAANKLSGHIPSYLSNCSMLITVDFAENLFSGPIPKSLRNLKYLQDLYLGKNQLIGQEATDQETNFISSLSNCRSLRRLDVAYNPLDIIIPDSIQNFSASFQIFLAGKCQIRGHIPMGMGFLKGLIWLDLGDNNLTGNIPFTIGGLERLQRLHLYNNMIEGLIPKEICQLRNLGELDLSNNRISGVIPNCISNLSLLQDLRLSSNRLESPIPLNIWGLKNLLFLDLSSNFLSEHLSSNMTKLDTLEYLNLSRNEITGEIPSIIGAFESLSYLDFSNNSFQGDVPQSFGNLKGLDTLNLSYNNMSGAIPKSLEALPFLKHLNLSFNKLVGEIPFGGPFVNFTAESFLGNSALCGNPIFGVPPCPTNPTYQKSKMKDVLLKFILPVIASIIIFVMLVYLLRRHCKGNTELPTSLNALPALGHRMISYQELCQGTNNFCESNLLGVGGFGSVYKGILSDMTIVAVKVLSLQLSGTFKSFDAECKVLRTIRHRNLVKVITTCTNPEFRALVLEYMPNGSLEKWLYSHNYCLDLLQRINIMVDVASALDYLHHGQSESILHCDLKPTNILLDEDMVAHVGDFGIAKILIENKDATHTKTLGTIGYIAPEYGFEGKVSIKTDVYSYGITLLEMITRKKPTDDMFVGGFTLRQLVNASIPDRIMEVVDGGLLRIEDGRDTITLQSILSSIMDLGLRCSEELPDTRMDIKDVLVKLNKIKSTFFENGNRVPRHTLP; translated from the exons ATGGTGCTCATAGGAAATATGTTCCCTCTATTGCTATTGGGTTTTCTGTTTGTGCAGTACTCATGCATGTTTCAACTAATCCAATCTTTTAACAATTTTACGGACCAATCTGCTCTCATTGCCTTCAAATCTCGTATCAGTTCTAGTCCAAATGAAACCCGCTTGGCTACTAACTGGTCCACTGCTCCAAACTCGATCTGTAATTGGATTGGGGTCTCGTGCAGCCGACGTAGGCAAAGAGTCACCGCTTTGGACCTTTCTTTCATGGGTCTCCAAGGCAATATTTCTCCTCATATTGGTAACCTCTCCTTCCTAGTCTCACTTAATCTTTCTTTCAACAACTTCTTTGGTTTTATTCCGCATGAGATTAGTCATTTACATCGCTTGAGAAAACTCTCATTGGCATTCAACCAATTGGAAGGAAGCATCCCTCCTACCATTCATAATTGTAGAAAGCTTCGCAAGGTAATTTTTGATACAAACCGTCTTATTGGTGCAATTCCATCGTCCCTCGGCAATTTGTCAATGTTGGAGTTCTTGAATTTGGAGCACAATAGTCTCACTGGTCCACTACCCTCAGTCATCTTTAACATATCTTCTCTAAATGTTTTTGCTGTTACGTCTAATCACATTTTGGGAGCTCTTCCGAATGATATTTGTAGCCACTGTCCCAATCTTAGAGGactttatttctcatttaacaAATTTAGCGGTCAGCTCGATTCCCAATTTAATAATTGTGGGGAGCTTGCAGTTTTATCTTTGGCATATAATACATTTGAGGGGGGTATTTCAAAAACTTTAATTGGCAATTTACAAAACCTTGAAGTCCTATATCTTGGAGGTAACAATTTCACAGGAATCATACCTTCTACCATACGTAATTTGTCGAGGTTGCAAGAATTCCAAATAGAGGAaaaccacatccaaggaagcaTTCCGACTGATTTGTGGCAACTTCAGATGTTAATTGTTTTGGATTTGGGAACAAATAACTTCAAAGGGGCAGTACCTCAAAAAGTCTTCAAcctttcttctttacaacttATCAACTTACAGGAAAATTTCCTTTCAGGATATCTTCCATCACTAGATTCGGGGAATTCTTGCCCTAATCTTGAAGAAATTATACTTGCTGCCAACAAACTCAGTGGTCATATCCCATCCTATCTTTCGAATTGTTCCATGCTCATCACAGTAGACTTTGCTGAAAACTTATTCTCCGGACCAATTCCTAAAAGTCTTAGAAACTTGAAGTACCTCCAAGATCTTTATTTGGGTAAAAATCAGCTAATAGGCCAGGAGGCTACAGATCAAGAGAccaatttcatttcatctttatCCAATTGTAGATCTTTGAGAAGGTTAGACGTAGCCTATAATCCATTGGATATAATAATTCCAGATTCCATTCAAAACTTTTCGGCTTCCTTTCAAATCTTTCTTGCAGGCAAATGCCAAATAAGAGGTCATATTCCGATGGGAATGGGTTTTTTGAAAGGCTTGATCTGGCTTGATTTGGGAGATAACAATTTGACTGGGAATATCCCTTTCACAATCGGTGGTTTAGAAAGATTACAAAGATTGCATCTTTACAATAACATGATTGAAGGATTGATTCCAAAAGAGATATGCCAATTAAGGAATTTGGGAGAGCTGGATCTCTCAAACAACAGAATCTCTGGAGTCATCCCAAATTGCATTTCAAACCTCAGTCTTCTACAAGACCTACGGTTAAGTTCCAATAGACTCGAATCACCAATACCACTAAATATATGGGGCCTCAAAAATCTATTGTTCTTGGATCTGTCATCGAATTTCTTGAGTGAACATTTGTCTTCGAACATGACAAAATTGGACACTCTCGAATATCTGAATTTGTCAAGAAATGAAATTACTGGAGAAATTCCAAGTATCATTGGAGCATTTGAAAGCCTCAGTTATCTTGACTTTTCAAACAACTCCTTTCAAGGAGACGTTCCGCAATCTTTTGGGAACTTAAAAGGGTTAGATACCTTAAATCTTTCTTACAATAATATGTCTGGTGCAATTCCTAAATCCCTTGAGGCACTTCCATTTCTCAAACACTTGAATTTATCTTTCAACAAGCTAGTAGGAGAGATTCCATTCGGTGGTCCTTTTGTGAACTTCACAGCAGAATCATTTTTAGGAAACAGTGCACTTTGTGGGAATCCAATTTTTGGAGTTCCACCTTGTCCAACAAACCCTACCTACCAAAAATCAAAGATGAAAGATGTTTTGCTCAAATTTATTCTTCCCGTAATTGCATCAATTATAATCTTCGTAATGTTGGTTTATTTGCTGAGAAGACATTGTAAGGGTAACACGGAGTTACCAACTTCACTTAATGCATTGCCTGCATTGGGACATAGAATGATATCATATCAAGAGCTTTGCCAAGGGACAAACAACTTTTGTGAAAGCAACTTGCTTGGGGTTGGAGGTTTTGGCTCTGTGTACAAAGGAATACTTTCTGACATGACAATTGTTGCAGTAAAAGTTCTAAGTTTGCAATTGTCAGGTACTTTCAAAAGTTTTGATGCAGAATGCAAGGTGCTACGGACAATTCGACATAGAAATCTTGTTAAGGTCATAACTACATGCACTAATCCTGAGTTTAGAGCGTTGGTGCTGGAATACATGCCAAACGGTAGCCTTGAAAAATGGTTATACTCTCATAACTACTGCTTGGATCTTCTACAGAGAATAAATATTATGGTTGATGTTGCATCAGCCTTAGACTATCTCCACCATGGTCAATCGGAATCTATATTGCATTGTGATTTGAAGCCTACAAATATCCTTTTGGATGAGGACATGGTTGCACATGTGGGCGATTTTGGCATTGCAAAGATTTTAATCGAAAACAAAGATGCAACACACACCAAAACTCTTGGTACCATTGGCTACATCGCACCAG AATATGGATTTGAAGGGAAGGTATCCATCAAAACCGATGTCTACAGCTATGGCATAACATTGTTGGAGATGATCACGAGGAAGAAACCCACCGACGACATGTTCGTTGGAGGCTTTACTTTGAGGCAGTTGGTAAATGCATCCATTCCAGATAGAATTATGGAAGTTGTGGACGGAGGTTTACTAAGAATAGAAGATGGAAGAGACACCATTACCTTACAAAGTATTCTTTCTTCAATCATGGACTTAGGCTTGAGGTGTTCTGAAGAATTACCAGATACAAGAATGGATATCAAAGACGTGTTGGTCAAGCTTAATAAAATCAAGTCAACTTTTTTTGAGAACGGGAACAGGGTTCCTAGACATACTTTACCTTAA
- the LOC122274129 gene encoding LRR receptor-like serine/threonine-protein kinase ER2 yields the protein MGQSCPNLEEILLGSNKLSGQISSDLSNCSKLITLDFTLNLFSGTIPKSLGNLKHLQRLFLSGNQLIGGEAKDHKELNFISSLSNCRVLRSLDVNNNPLDITIPDSIQNFSASFQIFIVSNCQIKGHIPMEMGSLKGLIWLDLGVNNLAGSIPFTFRGLETLQRLHLDSNKLEGLILEEICELRNLGELHLSNNRIARFIPNCISNLSLLVELLLGLNRLGSSIPLDIWSLKNLLFLDLSLNSLGGHFSSNMTKLVTLEYMDLSRNQITGEIPSIIGAFESLRYLDLSNNSLQGGIPQSFGNLKGLDVLNLSYNKLSGAIHKSLEALPFLKYLNLSFNMLVGGIPSSGPFVNFTAKSFLRNKALCGNPIFGVPHCPMIPTYQQSKMKNIFLKRILPVIASITTFMMLIYLLRSLQKSNMQIPSSPNVLPELEQRMISYQELC from the coding sequence ATGGGGCAATCTTGCCCTAATCTTGAAGAAATTTTACTTGGTAGCAACAAACTTAGTGGTCAAATCTCATCCGATCTATCAAATTGTTCCAAGCTCATCACATTAGACTTTACTCTAAATTTATTCTCCGGAACAATTCCCAAAAGCCTTGGAAACTTGAAGCACCTCCAACGACTTTTTTTGAGTGGAAATCAATTAATAGGCGGGGAGGCTAAAGATCATAAAGAGCTCAATTTCATTTCGTCTTTATCCAATTGTAGAGTTTTGAGATCTTTAGATGTAAACAACAATCCATTAGATATAACAATTCCAGATTCAATTCAAAACTTTTCGGCTTCCTTTCAAATCTTCATTGTGTCCAATTGCCAAATAAAGGGTCATATCCCTATGGAAATGGGTTCTTTGAAAGGCTTGATCTGGCTTGATTTGGGAGTGAACAATCTGGCAGGTAGTATCCCTTTCACATTCAGAGGTTTAGAAACATTACAAAGATTGCATCTTGATAGTAACAAGCTTGAAGGCTTGATTCTAGAAGAGATATGTGAATTAAGGAATCTAGGAGAGTTGCATCTCTCAAACAATAGAATCGCTAGATTCATCCCAAATTGCATTTCAAACCTCAGTCTACTAGTAGAACTATTATTGGGTTTGAATAGACTCGGATCATCAATACCATTAGATATATGGAGCCTTAAAAATCTATTGTTCTTGGATTTGTCATTGAATTCCCTTGGTGGacatttttcttcaaacatGACAAAATTGGTCACTCTCGAATATATGGATTTATCAAGAAATCAAATTACTGGAGAAATTCCAAGCATCATTGGAGCATTTGAAAGCCTCAGGTATCTTGACCTTTCAAACAACTCCCTTCAAGGAGGCATTCCCCAATCTTTTGGGAATTTAAAAGGGTTGGATGTCTTAAATCTTTCTTACAATAAGCTTTCTGGTGCAATTCATAAGTCCCTTGAGGCACTTCCATTTCtcaaatatttgaatttatctttcaatatgCTAGTAGGAGGGATTCCATCAAGTGGTCCTTTTGTGAACTTCACGGCAAAatcatttttaagaaataaagcaCTTTGTGGGAATCCAATTTTTGGAGTTCCACATTGTCCAATGATTCCTACCTACCAACAATCcaagatgaaaaatattttcctcAAGCGTATTCTTCCTGTGATTGCATCAATTACAACCTTCATGATGTTGATTTATTTGCTAAGAAGTCTTCAAAAAAGTAACATGCAGATACCAAGTTCACCTAATGTGTTGCCTGAATTGGAACAGAGAATGATATCATATCAAGAACTTTGCTGA